The Xenorhabdus poinarii G6 nucleotide sequence GCTGGCGCGGATCTTTTTCTATGGGTTATGCCTATAATGATAACGTCAATATGTCGTCTGATCAGAAGACAGTAAAAAATCTGATAAACCAAATAGTAGAGCAGAAAACATCCAAAGCCATCAAAGCTTGGGGCATGTCTTATGACGCAACATTAAGCCGACGTTATCAACTTTTTGGTCACCATGGTATTTTTGGTCGTGGGCTGATTTATGGCGAAAATTACCGTGATCACCACAATGAAAACGAAAACACGTTCCTGCTGGTTGGTGGTTACAACTATAAAAGCAAACGTCACGATGTCTCTTTTGGCCCATTATTTGAATATAAACAACGTGCGGACGATACCTTTTACCACGCCGCCGGGATCAAAACGGAATGGCGATGGGGATTCACGCCTCACACAGCCCTAAATATAGAACTTGAATATAAGAAACTGCGACATCAACAACTTTACCGTAGAAAAGATGGTGAATTATCTTCCACTTACCTCACCTTGTCCCATGTTATCAACAAAGATTTCGTTCTGTTTGGTGGCGGTGATTGGCTTTATCGCGGCAACGACGACTATCCTGTCGATCGTTATCAGCAATGGGGCATTCGGACGGGGATTGCCGGGCAGATTTATCCCGGAATCAACGGTTCACTGTTTGCTACGTTGAAAAAACGCCAGTTTGGCGCTTACAACCCCATGCTCAATGCCCGACGTCAGGATACCGAGCAAATTTACACCGCAGTGATAAAAATACCAGCCGCCGAAATATTCAGCATGACACCATCCCTAACTTTTCGCCACCGACACAATCGCAGCAATGTGGATTGGCTGTACAGCTATAACAAAAATGAAGTGTTGATAAGACTGGAAAAATATTTTTAATCAAATAGTTATGTTTTTTATTTGTGTGATGATAATCGAGGCAAGGGACACTATGGTATACCGCGTTAAAACACAACTAACCCCTATCACAGTGGCATTGTCACTGGTATTTTCACTGGCTGCACCACCGCTGTTTGCCGAATCCAAACCAACGGTTACCTCCTCAAGCAGCAAGACGGATCTTGGCAAAATTCGGGTCACAGATAACCGTGATAAGGATGAAGCCGGTTATGATGCGGTTTATGACAAAGATATTTCCACTATTTATATCGGCAAAAAGGAAATTGAACGCTATAAGGGTACCTCTCCCGCCGATTTAATTAAAGGCGCGGTTGGCGTATACAGCGGCGATGCCCGCAATAGCGGTGCCCTAGATATCAATATCCGTGGTGTTCAGGGGCAAGGGCGTATTCCGGTTACCATTGATGGTACGGAACAGGCGATTACCGTCGGGCGTGGCTACAATGGCGCCAATAACCGCAACTATGTTGACCCAAACTTAATCAGTAGTATTGAAATTGAAAAAGGCCCTTCTCTCAGCCGTGGAACCAAAGGTTCTGTCGGCGGTACCGTTGCCATTAAAACCTTGGGCATTGATGATGTGGTACCGAAAGGAGAAACTTTTGGCATCAATACCAAACTGGAAACCAGCAGTAATTCTGTGAGAGAGCGCACGCCTTCCCTATCATTGGGACAAGACTACCGCGATGTTCCGAATTTTGCCCGAAATGGTATCGAAACTGACCCAGCCTTACAGATCACACCCCATTCATCGAAAGACAATAAACTGTTTGGCTTTAAGGATAATGCCTTCCGCGTCGCGGTGGGAACACGGCAGGAATATTTTGATTTGATGCTGGCCTATGCTTATCGCCGTCAGGGGAACTATTTTGCCGGCAAAGGGGGGGCTCACCGTTATGATGAGGCTATTACACAAGCTGATCGGGAACTGATGAAAGGAGCCCGGACAACCTTAGACCCTTATCTGCCGTTTGCCGCCCGTATCTATCGCCCCGGTAATGAAGTCCCCAATACCTCCAGTGAGATGCGATCCGTGTTAATCAAGAACAGTTGGCGTTTCACCGATGATCAGATACTGCTGCTGGGTCTTCGTGATACCCGCATGGAATTTGGCGATATTATGCCCTCACGCTTGGGCTGGATTGATCCCGCAGAGAATAAGGTTCCCCAATGGCCACTCGCGAATGTTCACCAGCAAGCGGCCAACCTGGGCTATAAATGGCAACCCACGGATAACCCTTATGTTGATTTCGATATAAATCTGTGGACAACCCGCACCACCAGTAATACCAACACCTCCGGGGGATATCCGCGCACCCCCGTTGATAGGGACTGGTATTGGGAAAACGGTATCAAAGACAGGAACACCAATATTGATGGTACGTTAATCGATGCCGCCACAACCCATTCCCAGAATAATCGTTGGGGGGTCGATCTCTCCAATAAATTTACCTTACACCCCCGTTTAGATTTGACCTTAATGGGACATTTCCAACGGGAACGACTTGGCTCCAATGATGACTACAATGCCACAAATATGTACTTTTTCCAGTCACCATCGCGAAAAGGACAGCGTCAGGAAATCAATCTCGCCTTTAACTTTGACTGGCGGCCAACTTCATGGCTGGAGCTGAAAGCCGGTGCCAAACGTGTCTCCTATTGGTCGCAAGATGATTTGCTCAATGAACGGCGTGCTGTAAAGGATTGGCGTTACGAAAAACAGCGGGAAAGCATCGGGCATAAAATGAGTTATTGGCGAACACCAACCGAGAAAGAAGTTCATATAATCCAAAAAAGGTATGAAAAAAGAAAACCGCTATCGCAAATGAGTAAAGCAGAGAAAAAAGAACGCCAAAAGGTATTTAGTGAGTACTCTAAGATAAAAGAAAACACAATCACTTCACGTGATGGGCAAAAACGCAAGATGGTTTCTGAAAAATTCGAATGGAATTATGATCCCAGCACCGGCAAGCTCAATAAAAGCGATAACCCCTACTTCAACGGTCAACTGGATATGAATGAAAGGGTTATCGACCCAATAAGCGGTAAGGAAGCCTATAAATATGAATACGGAACAAG carries:
- a CDS encoding TonB-dependent receptor domain-containing protein, translating into MVYRVKTQLTPITVALSLVFSLAAPPLFAESKPTVTSSSSKTDLGKIRVTDNRDKDEAGYDAVYDKDISTIYIGKKEIERYKGTSPADLIKGAVGVYSGDARNSGALDINIRGVQGQGRIPVTIDGTEQAITVGRGYNGANNRNYVDPNLISSIEIEKGPSLSRGTKGSVGGTVAIKTLGIDDVVPKGETFGINTKLETSSNSVRERTPSLSLGQDYRDVPNFARNGIETDPALQITPHSSKDNKLFGFKDNAFRVAVGTRQEYFDLMLAYAYRRQGNYFAGKGGAHRYDEAITQADRELMKGARTTLDPYLPFAARIYRPGNEVPNTSSEMRSVLIKNSWRFTDDQILLLGLRDTRMEFGDIMPSRLGWIDPAENKVPQWPLANVHQQAANLGYKWQPTDNPYVDFDINLWTTRTTSNTNTSGGYPRTPVDRDWYWENGIKDRNTNIDGTLIDAATTHSQNNRWGVDLSNKFTLHPRLDLTLMGHFQRERLGSNDDYNATNMYFFQSPSRKGQRQEINLAFNFDWRPTSWLELKAGAKRVSYWSQDDLLNERRAVKDWRYEKQRESIGHKMSYWRTPTEKEVHIIQKRYEKRKPLSQMSKAEKKERQKVFSEYSKIKENTITSRDGQKRKMVSEKFEWNYDPSTGKLNKSDNPYFNGQLDMNERVIDPISGKEAYKYEYGTSVDANSIFGSDVDDPWETPAKRKDHAWTPAFSATAYVTDDLRLYTRYVEAVRMPSIFEDAVGFSGSKINRVGQRFKPERAKTTEVGFVYDFSQLVDTERYADIKLSYYNTVIENVFDRDNTYNFSQMDKQKLAGLELQARYDNGSFFTDMGLTYNMKNKVCDHNSVMRMDSQNRHGIPECIDGGFPGGYLRTSIQPQYSANLTVGGRLLDEKLELGSRLLYHSKAENKEEKWLMNALPDSYQGQSNNPMRWNPVFTVDAYISYQITPAISMELTGTNLTNRYYLDPLTRSMIPAPGRTFKLSLTSQF
- a CDS encoding porin family protein; the protein is MSDNKTTPVLLAALMALCLSLPVYADEDTPRKIWQEAQHNQQENETNLIASEPVFTEDNTSLIVINGQTFQVENNINDIGQALFLAINHQQWSDVRRFLAAYLKLPDHDAMLVNFAQGGLARLEGDLDLATYHYQQILSQQPDFTRIKLELARVYFEDHKTREAEQLFTELNEQQLLPKTVLKNIHSYLEAIALRNGWRGSFSMGYAYNDNVNMSSDQKTVKNLINQIVEQKTSKAIKAWGMSYDATLSRRYQLFGHHGIFGRGLIYGENYRDHHNENENTFLLVGGYNYKSKRHDVSFGPLFEYKQRADDTFYHAAGIKTEWRWGFTPHTALNIELEYKKLRHQQLYRRKDGELSSTYLTLSHVINKDFVLFGGGDWLYRGNDDYPVDRYQQWGIRTGIAGQIYPGINGSLFATLKKRQFGAYNPMLNARRQDTEQIYTAVIKIPAAEIFSMTPSLTFRHRHNRSNVDWLYSYNKNEVLIRLEKYF